The Microbacterium forte sequence CAGATACCCCCCGGCCGCGTGTTGATCGTTGGCGGCGGATACAGCGGAGTGGAGATTGCTGAAGAACTCACGTCCTCCCACGACGTCACCCTCGCGACTCGAGCGGAACCACCACGGGCATCAGAGCGGCCCATCTGGTCAAGGCTGCGACGTAAGGGTCCGATGTCCGAGGCACGCCCCCGCGCAGCTTCGACAGACGTCACTCATGCCGCCGCCGTAACGGGGGTCAACGGAGACACCGTGATGTTCGCCGATGGGGCGTCCATGAAGCCGCAATCCCTGATCCTCGCGACCGGGTACGAGCCGGCAGACGGATGGCTGCCCGATTCGGAGCCCCCCGGGCAGCCATTACACGTCAGTGCACGCATCCCCGGACTGTTCACTGTTGGCATGCCGCGATACTCCCGGGCGGACGCTGACACCCTCGCTGGGGCGAGCCGTGAAGCGGCGACCGTCGCCCGGCTAATCGTCGGACGGCCATAAAGGAGCACCATGACAGAAACAGGGCACAGTCACGGTATCGGTGACGCCACTCCCCGCAATCGCCTGGTCATCGCGTTCGCGATCACCTCCTCGGTCTTCATCATCGAAGTAGTCGGGGCAATCATCACAGGCAGCCTCGCACTGCTCGTTGATGCGGCGCACATGCTCACCGATGTCGTCGGGTTGGCGATGGCCGTCACCGCTGCGCATCTGATGAACCGTCCCCCGACTCCCAAGTACACCTTCGGTCTTCAACGCACTGAGGTGCTCGGTGCACTCGCTCAAGCAGCTCTGCTGCTCGGAGTGGGCATCTTCGCGCTCGTGGAAGGCGTACGTCGGCTGTTCGAGCCCCCGGAGATCGCTTCGGGAAGTCTGCTGTTCTTCGGCATCGTCGGTCTCGTCGCCAACATCGCCTCCATGCTCGTATTGTTCAGCGGCCGCGGGCGCAATCTCAACATGCGCGCCGCGTTCCTCGAGGTCGTCAACGATGCCCTCGGTTCCGTCGGCGTCATCGCCAGCGCCATCCTCATCGCCGTTTTCGGTTGGTATCAGGCGGACGCTGTCGCGGGCGTCTTAATCGCGCTACTCATCATTCCCCGCACCCTCATCCTGTTGCGAGCATCCGGCCGGGTCCTGTTGGAGTCCACACCTGCCGGTCTCGACCTCGAGGATGTTCGCCGCCACATCCTTGCCCTTCCGCACGTGGTCGCGGTGCACGACCTCCACGCGACCCAGGTCTCGACCGACCTCCCCACGCTCACCGCCCATGTTGTGGTCGATGACACCGTCACGATGGAAGCTTCCGCCGAACTGCTGGCATCACTTCAGCAATGCGTCAGCGAACATTTCGCCGTGAGCATCGAACACTCCACCTTCCAGATTGAACCCGAATCCCACCCCGGAGAGCACGACACCCATGCATAAACGCCTCTCGGCACGCACCACTGCCGTCCTCACCACCCTGTTGTTGTCGGCATCCGTCGTACTTGGGGCTGCATCTCCGGCCGCCGCTCATGACGACTTCGTTTCGTCGTACCCCACCGCCGACTCGACCATCAACGGATCCCCCGACGAGATCTCTCTGATGTTCACCGGAACCCTCACCGGTGGTGACGACGCAACGGTCGTCGAGGTTATCGATGAAAGCGGAGCAAACGTCGCCGTCGACCCGCCGACGGTGAGCGGTGACTCGATCACCCAACACCTCTCCCCGGACGCCGCAACCGGCATCTTCACCGTCCGCTGGAAGACCGTCTCCGCCGACGGACACCCGATCAGCGGAGAGTATGTCTACACCGTCACGCCCGCGATGGCCACGGAACCCAGCACTCCGACCACAAGCCCCACCCCTGAAACCTCCCCAACCGAGGAGCCGGAACCGGCCCGACCCGCGCAAACATACGGTGGCACGGCATCCGGCGGCGGCGCTTTCGAACTGCTGCCCCTGTTCTTCCTCTCGGGTCTAGCACTGATTCTGGGGATCGGCGTTGTGGGAGTGGTTATGGCCGGGCGCCAGCGTCACCAGCGCGACCGCGCACAGGCCGCCAAGGATGCCGCAGCTACGGAGAACGACGCCGATGCGTGATCGAGTCCGCCGGTCGGCCGTGATGCTCATCGTCGCCGCCATCGTCATCCTGATCGATCAAGGCACC is a genomic window containing:
- a CDS encoding copper resistance CopC family protein, which translates into the protein MNPNPTPESTTPMHKRLSARTTAVLTTLLLSASVVLGAASPAAAHDDFVSSYPTADSTINGSPDEISLMFTGTLTGGDDATVVEVIDESGANVAVDPPTVSGDSITQHLSPDAATGIFTVRWKTVSADGHPISGEYVYTVTPAMATEPSTPTTSPTPETSPTEEPEPARPAQTYGGTASGGGAFELLPLFFLSGLALILGIGVVGVVMAGRQRHQRDRAQAAKDAAATENDADA
- a CDS encoding cation diffusion facilitator family transporter; translation: MTETGHSHGIGDATPRNRLVIAFAITSSVFIIEVVGAIITGSLALLVDAAHMLTDVVGLAMAVTAAHLMNRPPTPKYTFGLQRTEVLGALAQAALLLGVGIFALVEGVRRLFEPPEIASGSLLFFGIVGLVANIASMLVLFSGRGRNLNMRAAFLEVVNDALGSVGVIASAILIAVFGWYQADAVAGVLIALLIIPRTLILLRASGRVLLESTPAGLDLEDVRRHILALPHVVAVHDLHATQVSTDLPTLTAHVVVDDTVTMEASAELLASLQQCVSEHFAVSIEHSTFQIEPESHPGEHDTHA